CGCCGTGCTCGCGCACGCCGGTGCGCTGGACGGGAAGCCGGGCGGCGTGCTGGTCGTCGGCACCGGTGTCGTGGCACTCGCCATCGGCGCCGACGGCACGCTCCGCACGGCTGACGGCTGGGGTCCGTGGCTGGGCGACGAGGGCGGTGGAGCGTGGATCGGCGCGGCGGGCCTGAGGGCCGCGCTCCGCGCCAGCGACGGTCGCGGTCCGGCTACTACCTTGCTGGAAGCCGCCGTCGTGCGGTTCGGCGCACCGCGGTCCTGGCCCGCGCACTTCACCGACGCCGCCACGCTGGGTTCCTTCGCGCCGGATGTTCTTGCTGCGCAGGACGACACCGTCGCGCGCGCGATTGTCAGGGCCGCCGCCGAGGCGCTCGCCGCAACCGCCCGTGCCCTGGGCGACGGGCCGCTGGCGATGGTAGGGGGACTTGCCGGGTTCGACTCATTGCGTGACGGACTCGATCTCCAACCGGCTGCCGGCGACGCGCTCGACGGAGCATTACGGCTTGGACAGATCCACGAACCGCATCTGGTCCGCCTGCGTACGCCCACCGTCCGGCACACGCTCGACGCACTCAGCACCGAGGCCGCCCGACCTGGCCTGGACGACCTCGACACGCGGCCCATCGGCGAGCTCGTCGCTCTGCTCGTCCGTGCCGAGGGCGAGGCCCACGGGGCGGTCGAAGCCGCAGTCCCGCAGATCGCCGTGGCAGCTGAGCTGATCACCGCACGGTTGGCGAGTGGCGGCCGCTTGATCTACGCCGGCGCGGGGACGCCCGGGCGGCTCGGCGTACTGGACGCAGCCGAATGCGGACCGACGTTCGGAACCAACCTCGTGCGCGGCGTAATTGCCGGCGGGCCAACGGCTTTGACCGACGCGATCGAAGGCGCCGAGGACCACTTCGATCCGGTCGATCTGGCCGATCTGACCGCCGCCGACGCGCTTGTCGGCATCACGGCGTCCGGCCGCACCCCGTATGTGCTGGGGGCGCTCGAGTACGCGCGGTCGCTGGGGGCACTAACCGTCGCGGTCGTCAACAATCCGGGCGCCGAAGCGGCCGCCGACCTGATGATCGAAGTGCTGACCGGCCCTGAGGTGCTGGCCGGCTCCACGCGGCTGACCGCTGGAACGGCGCAGAAGGTGGTCCTCAACGCGCTGTCGACGAGCGTGATGATCGCTCTTGGCAAGGCATACGGGCCACGGATGGTCGATGTACGCGTGACCAACGAGAAGGTGCGACGCCGTGCGGTGCGGATGGTCCGCGACACGGCCGGGGTCGACGAGGGCATCGCGGCCGCGGCCCTGGACGCCGCGGGAGGCCACGCCAAGACCGCAATCGTCGCGCTGCTGGCAGGGGTCGACGCTGCTGAGGCCGCCAGCCGACTGGACCGGGCCAGTGGCCGTCTGCGCGAAGCGCTCCGGGATTGAGGTGAGGCTGGATAGAGTTACCGCCGTGAAGAAGCTCGCACTTGCATTCCTGGCCACGGCCACCGCTACCGCTTTGCAGTTGGCGGTCGCGCCCTCGGCCAGCGCGAACATTTGTCCGGCCGCCGAAAACGGGGCGTCGGTCAACCTCGCCGACTGCCCGATCGGCAGCATCGCTGCGGCGGACGCGCTGGATGAGGCGCGACAGCGTTGGCAAGGCCGGCCGCCTTGCTACACCCGCGAGGGCGTGCCGTACTACACGCCCGGCGACGCGCCCTGCGCCTGACTCGTCCGCGCCCTCCCGATCAAACCCTGTACCCAGCTGAAACTTCGGCGCACAATTGGGGTGTCCGTTTGATCTGGGGAGCCGCGATGAGCGAGCAACTTAACGACTTTTTCGGCGAGATCTTCCGCCGGTACTTCATCCCCGCCATCGACACGTATCCACGGAAGGGACGCGCCCTCGTCGGTAAGTTGCTGGCCCTCACCGACGACGTCCCGGACCGGCTGGCGCAGAGCCGACACGCCGCGATCGCGTGGGGGAGGGCCGAGACCCCTGGCGCCAGAATCACCTCGGAGCTGTTCGTGACGACCCAACACGGACTGATGTACGCGGCCCGGCTCACCGAGTCGCGACGGGCGCTGTACTACCTGGCGACACCGCACGGGCTGTTCGATCCGTTCGTCGAGCAAGTCGACACAGCCGAACTGCCCTCAGAAACAACCGTTTTGGTGGACAACCGGATGGAGCGCGACCTCGCGTCGGCTCACCCGATGGACGCCGCGTTGCGCCGAATCCTCGACGAGCACCTGGCGCTGCGGGTGGATCTGCCGGTCTAGCTCGAGGCGCTGAGGATCTTGATGGCGAAGATGAGGGTGTCGCCCGGCCGGATCCCGGCGCTGGGCTGACCATCGGGGTAGCCATCCGCCGACGTCATCGCGACGGCGACCGTAGAGCCGACCTTCTGGCCCGCGATGGCCTTCTGGAAGCCGGGCACGACCCCGGTGAGCGGGAAGTCAACCGGGGCGCCGCGCTCGTAGGTCGTGTCGAACACCGACCCGTCGCGCCCGTTGACGCCCATGTAGCAGACGGAAACCCGGGCGGTGTTGGAGACCACCGGACCGTCTCCCGCCCGCAGCGTGTGAACCTGAGTCTGCGCAACGCTGAACGGCGCCGTCACCGTGACGCGTGGAGCGGTCGCATCGGTGGACCCGGTGACGGCGACGCTGCCGGTGGTGCCGGCCAGCGTCCACTCGGGTGTGCCGCCGTTTTGCGGAGCGACCGTCGGGCAGGCGCCGGCGACCGTCGGTGTGGCGGGCGCGGAGGGACGGGTGTACAGGTCGGAGATTGACGACGTAGTCGGCGAGTTAGACGACGATGTGTTGGTAGGGGAGCCGCATGCGGTGACTGTCAGAAAGGAAGCGGCGCAGACAGCGAGCGTGAGGACCGGAGACACCCGAGGAAGATTCACCGGTGCCACGCTACAGATGCCGCCTTGCGGGCTTAACGAAGGATCGCGACCAGGAAGTCCGAGTCGTCGCCGAACGGTCGCAGGTCCCAGGTGGACAGCAGCAGGTCCGTGGTGAATCCGGCTTCCTGCGCGTCATTGAGGAAGTCACCGAACTCGTAGTTGCGACCGGCGCCGAAGCCGATCACCGCTCGGCCGCCGCCGGCCAGATGCGCCCGCAATCGGGCAAGCACGCGGACCCGGGTGCTCGGTGCGAGAAAGGTCATCACATTGCCGGCGGAGACGATCACGTCGAACGGGTCGGTGATGCCCTGTGCCGGTAGGTCGAGTTCGGCCAGGTCGGCGACCACCCAGCGGGGTCCGGGATGGTCCTGCTGGGCGGCCTCGATGAGGACGGGGTCGACGTCGACGCCGACGACCCGGTGGCCGAGCGATGCCAAATATCCGCCGATGCGGCCGGGGCCGCAGCCGGCGTCGAGGATGCGGGCACCGCGGGGCGCCACCGCGTCTACCAGGCGTGCTTCACCGACCAGATCGTCACCGGCGCGCGCCATGGACCGGAAGCGTTCGACGTACCAGTGCGAGTGCCCGGGGTCCGCCGCGACCTTTTGCATCCAGAGACTTTGATCGGCCATGTAACTCATTGTCCCAAGTGGCACGGCGGGACCCGTCCGCGACCGACCATGTTCGGCGGGCTAACGCCGCCGTAGCGCGGCGCGCGCCAAATCTGCTGTCGCCGAACGCAATTGATCGGGAGAGTCCAGCGCCGAGGGAAAATCGACGCGGGCGCGGGCTTCGCCGCGCGCAGTGCGCACCCGCAGGTGCAATCCGTATCGGTCGATGCTGGCGCATTCCGCGGAATCGGTGTCCGGATAGCCCCCGAAAGCCCGGGCCATCGCCACCAGAGCGTCGGCGTGATCGGCATTGAGATGCGCAAGGGCGCGGGCTGACCCGAGCGCAACCGGATCCGGCGCGGCAGCGTGGTAGTCCTTGCCGGTGACCGACTCCATACGGCCGTATCCGCCCACCCAGCGCACCCGCTGGACCTGAAGCAGCCACAGGGTGAAATCGCTGAAGTCCAGATAGGAATGGGCGCCCGGCACCGCGTCCAGGTATGCCTGGCGAGCTGCGTCCGATTCAGCGACCGCGGGACGGGTGACCGTCCCGGCCAGGGTCACGCGGCTGCCGGCCAACGGGTCGGTGTCGTCGCTAGCCGCCACGATCGACATGCTTGCCCGCGGGTCTCCGGCCAGGTTGCGGCCGTGCTCGGCAAGGTTCGATACGCACAGAACCGGCGTCCCACCGACGAGTCCGTAGGCCACCAGTGAAGCCCAAGGGTCGCCGTCAGCAGTCAGCGTGGCCAGCGTCGCGGCATTCGCGGCGGCAGCGATGGTGCGCGCCGCCTCCGCTGCCGACGGGCCACCGCCCTGCGCTTGAACCGTCACGCAGGCGAGGTTACGCGTCGGGGCGTGCCGGTTGTCGGGCAATGGCGTCCTGTTTAGCTCGTGGAAATTCAGGCTGGGGCGGTCCTGGGTGAGACGTGTTTCGGCAACACCAGTAAAGCCGCGATCAGGAAACACAGTGCCCCGACGAACGTACCGATGTTGGCCAGCCAGGCGTCCTCGGTGATGCCCTTCTTTGTGATGAAGGCGCCGGCTGCCGAAACACCGAATGCGATCGAGCCAATCATGTTGATCCATGCGGCCAACCAATCACGTGACTTCAGTTGAAAGATGCCGACCACGAGGGATACCGCCCCAACCCCCAGGACCCCGCTTACCAGAAAGGCGACCGAGCCGGCCGCGTCCGGCCCCCAGACGAAGTGCCGGCGGGAGGGCAGTCGATGCGCCCACAACGCTGCGCCCGTGCTGACGTTGAAGCACAGGGTGCCCCCGAACTGCGTTGCCGCGGAGAGCCATTCAGCACGTATCGATGGTGTTGCCCAGGACCGATCCATCGACGGCCGACTGAGCACCAGCTGGAGGAGTGCCGCGCTGGTGAAAAACCACGAGCCGACGTAGCAGAGCAGATTGGTGGCGCCGGCTCCGCCGACCATGGCGAACCCCGGAGCCGTGGCGATCGCAAACAAGGACGAACCGATCGCGAACAACCAGCACTGGGTCCGCAGTATCTCAGAATTCATGGTGTCAGTAACCCGCGAATCCTACAAAATGCAACGCCGCCGCCGGCCGGTCCGGGTGTTACGCGGGACCGCTCAACTGCCGACGGCCCAGAACATTTCACTACGGTCTCGGTTGCGCAAAGGTGCTGCACCGTAGCCGCGAGGCGACGGCCGATGTCGCCCACTGGACTTTAGGGTTATTTCTTATGGCCGGACTGGGCAGACGTGCGAAGCGCTGGCGCACAGCGCTTCACGTGACCGTGTCGGCATTGATGGTAGCCATCTCGGGAGTCGCCATTGCGCCGGTGGCTCATGCGGCGGCGGCAGTGGCCACGCTGAGGGTGACATCGACGTGGCAGACCGGTTTTATCGCCAGCTTCACGATCACCAACATGAGCATGGCGCCGCTTTCCGACTGGAGGCTCGAATTCGACATGCCCGCAGGGCAGTCCGTCATCCACACGTGGAACAGCGCCGCTGCGCAAGCCGGTACGCACTGGGTGATCACCCCCGCGAATTGGAATCGCATGATTGCACCCGGCGGTTCAGCTACGGGCGGTATGAGGGGCGTGCTGAGCGGCACGTATACGGCTCCGTCGAATTGCGTGCTCAACGGGCAGGTTCCCTGCAGCTAACACCGCTGGGGTGGCTGCGCTGATGTGTCAGCCGATCGGCCGCCACGCGCCGACGACAGCTTCCCGGTACCAGCCCACTCGATCGCGAATCTGCACCCCGACGCGATTCTGGGCGTTCACTCGGCTGTCGAGGATGTGCCCGTCGTCGAGGTAGATCACCACGTGCGAAGCACGGCCGGCATCGCCGTTGGGATGCAGGTAAACCAGATCTCCGGGTTCGAACGGACCTTGTTGGGGAATGCGCCCGCCCATGGGACCGGCCGTTCCGTCTGCCTGCCGGTGGACGTCACCACCGAATTTGATTCCCAGACCGTAGTTGTAGACCCAGGCGGTGAAATTCGAGCAATCCAATCCTCTGCCCGGACTCCAAGCGGTTGGCCCATCGGGGTTGTCAGGGTCTGGATTATCTTCCGGGGCACCGGCATACGTCGAGGTCGTCGGGTCCCACCCGGGAATGTGGTGGTGCCGGTACTGCAATCCCAGCGCGTTGCCGGGTGCGTAGATATAGCGCATGGCAACAGCCAGGACGCGTTCCTGCTTCCACGTTCTGGAATTGCACTGCGCACCTTGCGGAATCACCGGCGCCGGCAGATTGTCCGCCGCCGGTCCCCATCCGTGGTTGGCGTAGTGGCCCTGGGCATCGGTCCGATACCAGTCGGCTGAAGGCTCGTGAGACTCAGGCAGTTGGTCGCGGCCGGCGAAATCCGCCGTCAAGGAAGGCCACGAGCAGGAGAACGGGTAGGCAAAATCTCCGTTACCGGCTCTGGCGAGCCCGACGGGTAAGAAGACGGCGATGGCCGACAGCGCGACAGAAAGCGCCGACCGAACCGAGCAGAGAAGCTGTCTCCGACGCGTCATCAGATCCCCTGCGTATCGAGCCATCACCCAGCAGACCAATGCTAGGCGGGACGAACTGGGCGTCGACGCATTTCTTTCAGGGGAGTGGCCGAACAGTCCTTGCGGTGTGGCCGATCCAGGTGAAGAGCAGCAGGGGTATAGCCCAGACCGTCAGAGGACCTTGCAGCGACAGAGGACCGCTGGGTGCGATGAACGCGATCATGAGGAGAACATGTCCGGCGGCCGCGACGGCTGCGATGTGCGCAGTTGATCGCCGCAGCACCCGATATCGGTAGACCGCAATGGCAAAGCATCCCAGAGCCACCGCGGCGGGGATCCCTGACATTGCCAGGAGACCCAGGGTGA
This genomic stretch from Mycobacterium paragordonae harbors:
- the murQ gene encoding N-acetylmuramic acid 6-phosphate etherase, which translates into the protein MRTPTVRHTLDALSTEAARPGLDDLDTRPIGELVALLVRAEGEAHGAVEAAVPQIAVAAELITARLASGGRLIYAGAGTPGRLGVLDAAECGPTFGTNLVRGVIAGGPTALTDAIEGAEDHFDPVDLADLTAADALVGITASGRTPYVLGALEYARSLGALTVAVVNNPGAEAAADLMIEVLTGPEVLAGSTRLTAGTAQKVVLNALSTSVMIALGKAYGPRMVDVRVTNEKVRRRAVRMVRDTAGVDEGIAAAALDAAGGHAKTAIVALLAGVDAAEAASRLDRASGRLREALRD
- a CDS encoding glucose-6-phosphate dehydrogenase; this translates as MSEQLNDFFGEIFRRYFIPAIDTYPRKGRALVGKLLALTDDVPDRLAQSRHAAIAWGRAETPGARITSELFVTTQHGLMYAARLTESRRALYYLATPHGLFDPFVEQVDTAELPSETTVLVDNRMERDLASAHPMDAALRRILDEHLALRVDLPV
- a CDS encoding FKBP-type peptidyl-prolyl cis-trans isomerase; its protein translation is MSDLYTRPSAPATPTVAGACPTVAPQNGGTPEWTLAGTTGSVAVTGSTDATAPRVTVTAPFSVAQTQVHTLRAGDGPVVSNTARVSVCYMGVNGRDGSVFDTTYERGAPVDFPLTGVVPGFQKAIAGQKVGSTVAVAMTSADGYPDGQPSAGIRPGDTLIFAIKILSASS
- a CDS encoding class I SAM-dependent methyltransferase, producing MADQSLWMQKVAADPGHSHWYVERFRSMARAGDDLVGEARLVDAVAPRGARILDAGCGPGRIGGYLASLGHRVVGVDVDPVLIEAAQQDHPGPRWVVADLAELDLPAQGITDPFDVIVSAGNVMTFLAPSTRVRVLARLRAHLAGGGRAVIGFGAGRNYEFGDFLNDAQEAGFTTDLLLSTWDLRPFGDDSDFLVAILR
- a CDS encoding HugZ family protein — translated: MTVQAQGGGPSAAEAARTIAAAANAATLATLTADGDPWASLVAYGLVGGTPVLCVSNLAEHGRNLAGDPRASMSIVAASDDTDPLAGSRVTLAGTVTRPAVAESDAARQAYLDAVPGAHSYLDFSDFTLWLLQVQRVRWVGGYGRMESVTGKDYHAAAPDPVALGSARALAHLNADHADALVAMARAFGGYPDTDSAECASIDRYGLHLRVRTARGEARARVDFPSALDSPDQLRSATADLARAALRRR
- a CDS encoding cellulose-binding domain-containing protein, whose amino-acid sequence is MAGLGRRAKRWRTALHVTVSALMVAISGVAIAPVAHAAAAVATLRVTSTWQTGFIASFTITNMSMAPLSDWRLEFDMPAGQSVIHTWNSAAAQAGTHWVITPANWNRMIAPGGSATGGMRGVLSGTYTAPSNCVLNGQVPCS
- a CDS encoding NlpC/P60 family protein; translation: MTRRRQLLCSVRSALSVALSAIAVFLPVGLARAGNGDFAYPFSCSWPSLTADFAGRDQLPESHEPSADWYRTDAQGHYANHGWGPAADNLPAPVIPQGAQCNSRTWKQERVLAVAMRYIYAPGNALGLQYRHHHIPGWDPTTSTYAGAPEDNPDPDNPDGPTAWSPGRGLDCSNFTAWVYNYGLGIKFGGDVHRQADGTAGPMGGRIPQQGPFEPGDLVYLHPNGDAGRASHVVIYLDDGHILDSRVNAQNRVGVQIRDRVGWYREAVVGAWRPIG